A window of the Nycticebus coucang isolate mNycCou1 chromosome 3, mNycCou1.pri, whole genome shotgun sequence genome harbors these coding sequences:
- the PGAM1 gene encoding phosphoglycerate mutase 1 has protein sequence MAAYKLVLIRHGESAWNLENRFSGWYDADLSPAGHEEAKRGGQALRDAGYEFDICFTSVQKRAIRTLWTVLDAIDQMWLPVVRTWRLNERHYGGLTGLNKAETAAKHGEAQVKIWRRSYDVPPPPMEPDHPFYSNISKDRRYADLTEDQLPSCESLKDTIARALPFWNEEIVPQIKEGKRVLIAAHGNSLRGIVKHLEGLSEEAIMELNLPTGIPMVYELDKNLKPIKPMQFLGDEETVRKAMEAVAAQGKAKK, from the exons ATGGCTGCCTACAAGTTGGTGCTGATCCGGCACGGCGAGAGTGCTTGGAACCTGGAGAACCGCTTCAGCGGCTGGTATGACGCCGACCTGAGTCCAGCGGGCCACGAAGAGGCGAAGCGCGGCGGGCAGGCGCTGCGAG ATGCTGGCTATGAATTTGACATCTGCTTCACCTCAGTGCAGAAGAGAGCGATCCGGACCCTCTGGACAGTACTGGATGCCATTGACCAGATGTGGCTGCCTGTGGTGAGGACTTGGCGCCTCAATGAGCGGCACTATGGGGGTCTGACTGGCCTCAATAAAGCAGAGACTGCAGCCAAGCACGGTGAAGCCCAGGTCAAGATTTGGCGGCGCTCCTATGATGTCCCCCCGCCTCCGATGGAGCCTGATCATCCCTTCTATAGTAACATCAGTAAG gatcgCAGGTATGCAGATCTGACTGAAGACCAGCTGCCTTCCTGTGAGAGTCTGAAGGACACTATTGCTAGAGCTCTGCCCTTCTGGAATGAAGAAATAGTTCCCCAGATTAAGGAGGGGAAACGGGTACTGATTGCAGCCCATGGCAACAGCCTTCGGGGCATTGTCAAGCATCTGGAGG GTCTCTCTGAAGAGGCTATCATGGAGCTGAACCTGCCGACTGGTATTCCCATGGTCTACGAATTGGACAAGAACTTGAAGCCCATCAAGCCCATGCAGTTCCTGGGTGATGAAGAAACTGTTCGTAAAGCCATGGAAGCTGTGGCTGCCCAGGGCAAGGCGAAGAAGTGA
- the EXOSC1 gene encoding exosome complex component CSL4 isoform X2 gives MWELLLPVRSLASIHALLKYTSYTWGPHHLRTHFEEQSAKKMSEQLKKTRLLVEIYKSFHPGDIVLAKVISLGDAQSNYLLTTAENELGVVVAHSESGVQMVPISWCEMQCPKTHIKEFRKVARVQPEFLQT, from the exons ATGTGGGAGCTATTGTTACCTGTAAG GTCTCTAGCATCAATTCACGCTTTGCTAAAGTACACATCCTATACGTGGGGTCCACACCACTTAAGAACTCATTTCGAGGAACAATCCG CAAAGAAGATGTCCGAGCAACTGAAAAAGACAAGGTTGttg GTTGAAATTTATAAAAGTTTCCACCCAGGTGACATTGTTTTGGCCAAAGTG ATCTCCCTAGGTGATGCACAGTCCAACTACTTGCTGACCACCGCCGAAAATGAGCTAGGAGTGGTGGTAGCCCACAGTGAGTCAG GTGTCCAGATGGTTCCCATCAGCTGGTGTGAGATGCAGTGTCCTAAGACCCACATTAAAGAGTTCCGGAAAGTGGCCCGAGTACAGCCTGAATTCTTGCAGACCTAA
- the EXOSC1 gene encoding exosome complex component CSL4 isoform X1, which yields MRSRLRFHPGFGTVAVMAPPVRYCIPGERLCNLEEGSPGSGTYTRHGYIFSSLAGCLTRSSENGALPVVSVMRETESQLLPDVGAIVTCKVSSINSRFAKVHILYVGSTPLKNSFRGTIRKEDVRATEKDKVEIYKSFHPGDIVLAKVISLGDAQSNYLLTTAENELGVVVAHSESGVQMVPISWCEMQCPKTHIKEFRKVARVQPEFLQT from the exons ATGAGAAGTCGGCTTCGTTTTCATCCGGGCTTTGGGACTGTGGCCGTTATGGCGCCACCCGTGAGGTACTGCATACCGG GTGAACGTCTGTGTAACTTAGAGGAGGGCAGCCCGGGCAGCGGAACCTACACCCGGCACGGCTACATCTTTTCGTCGCTTGCCGGCTGCCTGACGAGGAGCAGCGAGAACGGCGCG CTTCCTGTGGTGTCTGTGATgagagaaacagagtctcaattaCTGCCAGATGTGGGAGCTATTGTTACCTGTAAG GTCTCTAGCATCAATTCACGCTTTGCTAAAGTACACATCCTATACGTGGGGTCCACACCACTTAAGAACTCATTTCGAGGAACAATCCG CAAAGAAGATGTCCGAGCAACTGAAAAAGACAAG GTTGAAATTTATAAAAGTTTCCACCCAGGTGACATTGTTTTGGCCAAAGTG ATCTCCCTAGGTGATGCACAGTCCAACTACTTGCTGACCACCGCCGAAAATGAGCTAGGAGTGGTGGTAGCCCACAGTGAGTCAG GTGTCCAGATGGTTCCCATCAGCTGGTGTGAGATGCAGTGTCCTAAGACCCACATTAAAGAGTTCCGGAAAGTGGCCCGAGTACAGCCTGAATTCTTGCAGACCTAA